A single window of Archangium gephyra DNA harbors:
- a CDS encoding AAA family ATPase, which yields MNFPSRLHALAAFLPGSLVRALQEDTSRPRAGARSEQQGAVLFADLTGFTAVAEALENSGPSGAERLRGILDAFFSQLIDTLLAHGGDVLRFAGDALVALWPVGADGDLAQAVRLAAQCAQAAQGLIDGSQPVDGLRLRLKVGIGAGTVRLSDVGGEKGRWDFLASGEPLLEMAQAQGAALPGEIILGPRAWPLLRRAQGEPKGAAGWKLLSMEPGPLPDVRPQQPVPPELEPALCSYLPRVVTHRLEAGHGQWLSEFRTVTVLFINLAAPGFASGQRPEELQRALSTLQAVLFRYGGSANQVVVDDKGVIMVAAFGLPPLSHEDDAARAVQTALDLRGALQVLNLPYRLGLATGRVFCGTTGGATRREYVMVGHTVNLAARLMQAAVDDVLCDATTLRLASSRLRFETLAPLKMKGITHPVPVYRPEPGGENTTAPAQGTRLVGRQDERTRLASAVRALAERGVGGTVLLEGEAGIGKSVLVGELLERARAAGLSTALGQGTAVEGSPVWHAWRSVFSRLLGLEGLPDEAARTAHLLERLSAWPEQEAWAPLLNGVLPVEVPENDGVRHMAAPLRAATTRELLVQLLDDCARERPRLVVLDDAHWMDSASWELALAVQRRVKRLLLVLSTRPPGESTPAEYRPLRDSPGTVHLPLGRMSSEDVLALVRQRLGVRHLPAQAATFIRDRAEGHPLFSEELACALRDAGWLVIERGECRLGARSVEKMALELPGTIQGLITSRIDRLTQQQQLTLKVASVLGRAFPFELLRAVHPVEADRPTLPQQLAELERLDLVQREESAAGPVYAFKHVLIQEAAYHLMAFSQRRELHRAVALLHEREQEERGEQLQPLLAHHWRLAEQPERALEHLEQAAEAAVSRGAHAETVALLKRALELAASGTGPVDELRKARWSARLGAAYHALGETEHSLRHCDGALRLLGQTRPGSRAGWGGRLAWEVTRHVGRMVVGRWLPSPRSEAERERLTLAAGIFSTLAQQSFYADRLLENFTATFAAVNLAEAARDFSTATTAYNALGYMAGLGRLHGLARRYFHRASRSPHTDIVEGAWHLTFGRWEEGLRLAELGIAGARRLHEHFTLCTGLEVLGMGLEMAREPGAAQYVRESMLREATEVSNVVNVLWALTEMTPTLLLLDRLDEAAERLREAEVLLGLADPTNTLRFRCNAALVAQRQGEPGRVLLHAREALRLLRKRPLVMWSDLTSLTSLVQACLELWEAARGTGDTEPRALATASLRVLRKASRFHPTALSRTARLEGTYAWLEGRTGRAQALWARAAALASTWRLPTDEGLAHSELARTSEPGGTRALHLSRARHIFEHLDAPGPLRALEALEQPLLPAPAKASAG from the coding sequence ATGAATTTCCCTTCGCGGCTGCACGCACTGGCGGCGTTCCTGCCCGGCTCCCTGGTGCGCGCCCTCCAGGAGGACACCTCGCGGCCGCGCGCGGGCGCCCGCAGTGAGCAGCAGGGCGCCGTCCTCTTCGCCGACCTGACGGGTTTCACCGCCGTCGCCGAGGCCCTCGAGAACAGCGGCCCCTCCGGCGCCGAGCGTCTGCGCGGCATCCTCGACGCCTTCTTCTCCCAACTCATCGACACCCTCCTCGCGCACGGGGGAGACGTGCTGCGCTTCGCCGGAGATGCCCTGGTGGCCCTCTGGCCCGTGGGAGCGGATGGAGACCTGGCCCAGGCGGTGCGGCTGGCGGCCCAGTGCGCCCAGGCCGCCCAGGGCCTCATCGACGGCAGCCAGCCCGTGGACGGCTTGCGGCTGCGCCTCAAGGTGGGCATCGGCGCCGGCACCGTGCGCCTGTCCGACGTGGGCGGCGAGAAGGGCCGCTGGGACTTCCTCGCCTCGGGCGAGCCCCTGCTGGAGATGGCCCAGGCGCAGGGCGCCGCGCTGCCGGGAGAGATCATCCTCGGCCCTCGCGCCTGGCCCCTGCTGCGGCGAGCCCAGGGCGAGCCCAAGGGCGCCGCGGGCTGGAAGCTGCTCTCCATGGAGCCCGGACCCCTGCCGGACGTGCGCCCCCAGCAGCCCGTGCCGCCGGAGCTGGAGCCCGCGCTGTGCTCCTACCTGCCGCGCGTGGTGACGCACCGGCTGGAGGCCGGCCACGGCCAGTGGCTCTCCGAGTTCCGCACCGTCACGGTGCTGTTCATCAACCTCGCCGCGCCCGGCTTCGCCTCCGGCCAGCGGCCCGAGGAGCTGCAGCGCGCGCTGAGCACCCTCCAGGCCGTCCTCTTCCGCTACGGGGGCAGCGCCAACCAGGTGGTGGTGGACGACAAGGGCGTCATCATGGTGGCGGCCTTCGGGCTGCCGCCCCTGTCGCACGAGGACGACGCGGCGCGCGCGGTGCAGACGGCGTTGGATCTGCGGGGCGCGCTCCAGGTGCTGAATCTGCCGTACCGGCTGGGGCTGGCCACCGGGCGCGTCTTCTGCGGCACCACGGGCGGGGCCACCCGGCGTGAGTACGTGATGGTGGGCCACACGGTGAACCTCGCCGCGCGGCTGATGCAGGCCGCCGTGGACGACGTGCTGTGCGATGCCACCACGCTGCGGCTGGCCTCCTCGCGGCTGCGCTTCGAGACGCTCGCGCCCTTGAAGATGAAGGGCATTACCCACCCCGTGCCCGTGTATCGCCCCGAGCCCGGCGGCGAGAACACCACCGCCCCCGCGCAGGGCACGCGGCTGGTGGGCCGCCAGGACGAGCGCACGCGGCTGGCCTCGGCGGTACGGGCGCTCGCGGAGCGGGGCGTGGGTGGCACCGTGCTCCTCGAGGGCGAGGCCGGCATCGGCAAGTCCGTGCTGGTGGGCGAGCTGCTCGAGCGCGCCCGCGCCGCGGGACTGTCCACCGCGCTCGGCCAGGGCACGGCGGTGGAGGGCTCTCCCGTCTGGCACGCGTGGCGCTCCGTCTTCTCGCGCCTGCTGGGACTCGAAGGACTGCCGGACGAGGCCGCCCGCACCGCGCACCTCCTGGAGCGCCTGAGCGCCTGGCCCGAGCAGGAGGCCTGGGCCCCGCTGCTCAACGGCGTGCTGCCCGTGGAGGTGCCGGAGAACGACGGCGTGCGCCACATGGCCGCCCCCCTGCGCGCCGCCACCACCCGCGAGCTGCTGGTGCAGCTGCTCGACGACTGCGCCCGCGAGCGGCCCCGGCTGGTGGTGCTCGACGACGCGCACTGGATGGACTCCGCCTCCTGGGAGCTCGCGCTCGCCGTGCAACGCCGCGTGAAGCGGCTGCTGCTGGTGCTCTCCACCCGCCCCCCCGGCGAGTCCACCCCCGCCGAGTACCGCCCGCTGCGCGACTCGCCCGGCACCGTGCACCTGCCCCTGGGCCGCATGTCCTCCGAGGACGTGCTGGCCCTGGTGCGCCAGCGGCTCGGCGTGCGGCACCTGCCCGCGCAGGCCGCCACCTTCATCCGAGACCGCGCCGAGGGCCACCCCCTCTTCAGCGAGGAGCTCGCCTGCGCCCTGCGCGACGCCGGCTGGCTCGTCATCGAGCGTGGCGAGTGCCGCCTGGGCGCCCGCTCCGTGGAGAAGATGGCCCTGGAGCTGCCCGGCACCATCCAGGGCCTCATCACCAGCCGCATCGACCGGCTCACCCAGCAGCAACAGCTCACCCTCAAGGTGGCCAGCGTGCTCGGCCGCGCCTTCCCCTTCGAGCTGCTGCGCGCGGTGCACCCGGTGGAGGCGGACCGGCCCACGCTGCCGCAGCAGCTCGCCGAGCTGGAGCGTTTGGACCTGGTGCAGCGCGAGGAGTCCGCCGCGGGCCCGGTGTATGCCTTCAAGCACGTGCTCATCCAGGAGGCGGCCTACCACCTGATGGCCTTCTCCCAGCGCCGCGAGCTGCACCGCGCCGTGGCGCTGCTGCACGAGCGCGAGCAGGAGGAGCGGGGCGAGCAGCTCCAGCCCCTGCTGGCGCACCACTGGCGGCTGGCGGAGCAGCCCGAGCGCGCGCTGGAGCACCTGGAGCAGGCCGCGGAGGCCGCCGTGTCCCGCGGGGCGCACGCGGAGACGGTGGCCCTGCTCAAGCGGGCCCTGGAGCTGGCCGCGAGCGGCACCGGGCCGGTGGACGAGTTGCGCAAGGCCCGCTGGAGCGCACGGCTCGGCGCGGCCTACCACGCGCTGGGCGAGACGGAGCACAGCCTGCGTCACTGTGATGGGGCGCTGCGCCTGCTGGGACAGACGCGGCCCGGCTCGCGCGCGGGGTGGGGCGGCCGGCTGGCGTGGGAGGTGACGCGGCACGTGGGGCGCATGGTGGTGGGGCGCTGGCTGCCTTCACCGCGCTCGGAGGCCGAGCGGGAGCGGCTCACCCTGGCCGCGGGCATCTTCAGCACCCTGGCCCAGCAGAGCTTCTACGCGGACCGGCTGCTGGAGAACTTCACCGCCACCTTCGCCGCCGTGAACCTCGCCGAGGCGGCGCGCGACTTCTCCACCGCCACCACGGCCTACAACGCGCTGGGCTACATGGCGGGCCTGGGGCGCCTGCACGGGCTGGCGCGCCGCTACTTCCACCGCGCCTCGCGCAGCCCGCATACCGACATCGTCGAGGGCGCCTGGCACCTCACCTTCGGCCGCTGGGAGGAGGGCCTGCGGCTGGCCGAGCTGGGCATCGCCGGGGCCCGCCGCCTCCATGAGCATTTCACCCTGTGCACCGGCCTGGAGGTGCTGGGCATGGGGCTGGAGATGGCGCGCGAGCCGGGCGCCGCCCAGTACGTGCGCGAGTCCATGCTGCGCGAGGCCACCGAGGTCTCCAACGTCGTCAACGTGCTGTGGGCCCTCACGGAGATGACGCCCACGCTGCTGCTGCTCGACCGGCTGGACGAGGCGGCCGAGCGGCTGCGCGAGGCGGAGGTGCTGCTCGGCCTGGCGGATCCCACCAACACACTGCGCTTCCGCTGCAACGCGGCGCTCGTGGCCCAGCGCCAGGGAGAGCCCGGCCGGGTGCTCCTCCACGCGCGCGAGGCCCTGCGGCTGCTGCGCAAGCGACCCCTGGTGATGTGGTCGGACCTCACGTCCCTCACCTCGCTGGTGCAGGCGTGTCTGGAGCTCTGGGAGGCCGCGCGCGGCACCGGAGACACCGAGCCCCGGGCGCTGGCCACCGCGTCCCTCCGGGTGCTGCGCAAGGCGAGCCGCTTCCACCCCACCGCCCTCAGCCGCACCGCCCGTCTCGAGGGCACGTATGCCTGGCTCGAGGGCCGCACCGGCAGGGCCCAGGCCCTGTGGGCGCGCGCCGCCGCGCTGGCGAGCACCTGGCGCCTGCCCACCGACGAGGGGCTCGCCCACTCCGAGCTGGCGCGCACCTCCGAGCCCGGCGGCACCCGCGCGCTCCACCTCTCGCGGGCCCGCCACATCTTCGAGCACCTGGACGCGCCAGGCCCGCTGCGGGCGCTCGAGGCCCTGGAGCAACCCCTGCTGCCCGCCCCCGCGAAGGCCTCGGCGGGCTGA
- a CDS encoding cyclase family protein encodes MARPSSTPWLDVSIPLSSAMPHYPGDPVPEIKRVQALEEGAEANVTHLSLSAHAGTHVDAPVHFFSGRAGIDELPLDATMGRARVVHVPGEGQVSAEALRAHDPRPGERLLLRTRNSDRRWWELPFQESFAGLTREAADFLAERRVGCVGVDYLSVAGFHEDSPAVHRTLLDAGIWIIEGLYLGEAAPGDYELICLPLRVAGSDGAPARALLRPWTRG; translated from the coding sequence ATGGCACGGCCTTCTTCCACGCCCTGGCTGGATGTCTCCATTCCGCTGTCCTCCGCGATGCCCCACTACCCGGGAGATCCGGTCCCGGAGATCAAACGCGTGCAGGCGCTGGAGGAGGGCGCGGAGGCGAATGTCACCCACCTGTCCCTGAGCGCGCACGCGGGGACGCACGTGGACGCGCCGGTGCACTTCTTCTCGGGGCGGGCGGGCATCGACGAGCTGCCGCTCGACGCCACGATGGGCCGAGCGCGCGTGGTGCACGTGCCGGGGGAGGGGCAGGTGAGCGCGGAGGCCCTGCGGGCGCATGACCCGAGGCCCGGGGAGCGGTTGCTGCTGCGCACGCGCAACTCGGACCGGCGCTGGTGGGAGCTGCCCTTCCAGGAGTCCTTCGCCGGGCTGACGCGGGAGGCGGCGGACTTCCTGGCCGAACGCCGCGTGGGATGCGTGGGAGTGGATTACCTGTCGGTGGCGGGCTTCCACGAGGACAGCCCCGCGGTGCACCGCACGCTGCTCGACGCGGGCATCTGGATCATCGAGGGGCTGTACCTGGGCGAGGCGGCGCCGGGAGACTACGAGCTGATATGTCTGCCTTTGCGCGTCGCGGGCTCGGACGGAGCCCCGGCGCGTGCGCTGCTGCGTCCGTGGACGCGGGGATGA
- a CDS encoding reverse transcriptase family protein, which produces MTAKLETFVPAAAPVVVPSPAPAAAPANVVAQREVSQREEQARLARWKAIEEAGGQEAWVEAELKAKGLAPEHEDPSGLSEKEKNAWKEKKKAEAAERRALKRLAWEAWRTAHINHLGAGVHWEEAGGPDKFDLKDREERAKSNGLPELESAQTLAKALGLSVSRLRWFSYHREVDTGTHYRSWEIPKRDGGKRTITSPKKELKEAQRWVLANVVERLPVHGAAHGFVAGRSIVTNALAHKAADVVVKMDIKDFFPSVTWQRVKGLLRKGGLAESTATLLALMATEAPREVVQFRGKTLYVAKGPRALPQGAPTSPGITNALCLRLDKRLSALSRRLGFTYTRYADDMTFSWRRSRGKTEAPVAVLIARVEKVLEAEGFRVHPDKTRVMRPGNRQVVTGLVVNEAAKGQPAARVPREVVRQLRAALHNREKGKPGKEGETLDQLKGMAAFIHMTDPAKGRAFLERLNALEKREA; this is translated from the coding sequence ATGACCGCGAAGCTCGAGACGTTCGTCCCCGCCGCGGCCCCCGTGGTCGTGCCCTCCCCCGCTCCCGCCGCCGCCCCGGCCAACGTCGTGGCCCAGCGCGAAGTCTCCCAGCGCGAGGAGCAGGCCCGGCTCGCCCGCTGGAAGGCGATTGAGGAGGCCGGCGGCCAGGAGGCGTGGGTCGAGGCCGAGCTCAAGGCCAAGGGGCTCGCACCCGAGCACGAGGATCCGAGCGGACTCTCCGAAAAAGAGAAGAACGCCTGGAAGGAGAAGAAGAAGGCCGAGGCCGCCGAGCGCCGCGCGCTGAAGCGTCTGGCGTGGGAGGCGTGGCGCACCGCGCACATCAACCACCTGGGCGCGGGGGTGCACTGGGAGGAGGCGGGCGGCCCGGACAAGTTCGACCTGAAGGACCGCGAGGAGCGGGCGAAGTCCAACGGGCTGCCGGAGCTGGAGTCGGCGCAGACGCTCGCGAAGGCGCTGGGGCTGAGCGTGTCGCGGCTGCGCTGGTTCTCCTACCACCGCGAGGTGGACACGGGGACGCACTACCGCAGCTGGGAGATTCCCAAGCGCGACGGTGGGAAGCGGACCATCACCTCGCCGAAGAAGGAGCTGAAGGAGGCGCAGCGCTGGGTGCTCGCCAACGTCGTCGAGCGGCTGCCGGTGCACGGCGCGGCGCACGGCTTCGTGGCGGGACGCTCCATCGTCACCAACGCGCTGGCGCACAAGGCCGCGGACGTGGTGGTGAAGATGGACATCAAGGACTTCTTCCCCTCGGTGACGTGGCAGCGGGTGAAGGGCCTGTTGCGCAAGGGCGGGCTCGCGGAGAGCACGGCGACGTTGCTCGCGCTGATGGCCACCGAGGCACCGCGCGAGGTGGTGCAGTTCCGCGGCAAGACGCTGTACGTGGCGAAGGGGCCTCGCGCGCTGCCGCAGGGAGCGCCGACGTCTCCGGGGATTACGAACGCGCTGTGCCTGCGCCTGGACAAGCGGCTGTCGGCGCTGTCGAGGCGGCTGGGCTTCACGTACACGCGCTACGCGGACGACATGACGTTCTCCTGGAGGAGGAGCCGGGGGAAGACGGAGGCACCGGTGGCGGTGCTGATCGCCCGGGTGGAGAAGGTGCTGGAGGCGGAGGGCTTCCGGGTGCACCCGGACAAGACGCGGGTGATGCGTCCGGGGAACCGGCAGGTGGTGACGGGGTTGGTGGTGAACGAGGCCGCCAAGGGCCAGCCCGCAGCGCGGGTGCCACGCGAGGTGGTGCGCCAGCTTCGGGCGGCGCTGCACAACCGGGAGAAGGGCAAGCCGGGCAAGGAGGGCGAGACGCTCGACCAGCTCAAGGGCATGGCCGCCTTCATCCACATGACGGACCCGGCCAAGGGCCGCGCCTTCCTCGAGCGGCTCAACGCGCTGGAGAAGCGCGAGGCGTAG
- a CDS encoding immunity 52 family protein: MKETYYVGAYWLARRETAEECAHRAEAFFSLLAACDPSLISWFKKGRTLEQALKHRFETDEASLTKLFHQQEQKEGRFATDGFSLRGWNGVTHEAASSLSLLCGDASDSLSNLCLFDPPAEGPAEERMLQAPVLARILRAMAVAFEPEWGVATSHELHDEVWPESTPGDTFIGWLTYFSHRRGPLPPLPAPVHTEPVEDKGTLVILTPERLTASNPAHVALARDVSERLARAGLLTPLRPWNE, encoded by the coding sequence ATGAAAGAAACGTATTACGTTGGAGCGTACTGGCTGGCACGGCGAGAGACGGCCGAGGAGTGCGCGCATCGGGCGGAAGCCTTCTTCAGCCTGCTCGCCGCATGTGACCCGAGCCTCATCAGTTGGTTCAAAAAGGGCAGAACCCTCGAGCAGGCGCTGAAGCACCGCTTCGAAACCGATGAGGCGAGTCTCACGAAGCTCTTCCACCAGCAAGAACAGAAAGAAGGACGCTTCGCCACGGACGGCTTTTCGCTGAGAGGATGGAACGGGGTCACCCACGAAGCGGCAAGCAGCCTCTCCCTGCTCTGCGGTGACGCATCCGACTCGCTCTCCAATTTGTGCCTCTTCGACCCACCCGCGGAAGGCCCCGCCGAGGAGCGCATGCTCCAAGCCCCCGTCCTCGCCCGCATACTCCGAGCCATGGCCGTGGCCTTCGAACCCGAGTGGGGCGTCGCCACCTCCCATGAGCTTCACGATGAGGTGTGGCCAGAATCAACGCCGGGCGACACCTTCATCGGCTGGCTCACGTACTTCTCCCACCGCCGCGGCCCGCTGCCGCCCCTCCCCGCCCCCGTCCACACCGAGCCCGTGGAGGACAAGGGCACGCTCGTCATCCTCACCCCCGAGCGCCTCACCGCCTCCAACCCCGCCCACGTGGCGCTGGCCCGCGACGTCTCCGAGCGCCTCGCCCGGGCCGGCCTCCTCACCCCCCTGCGTCCCTGGAATGAATGA
- a CDS encoding Tox-REase-5 domain-containing protein: MRFPILAALLATVLLLASSALAAEPDDFQVLLRHSGLPQSVHLAPGQSLTPEKAQALWRGLVDGPANLRTFAPRTTLARLLREASATPLPYAELLARTARFRPLVVARPDGYCAVALTGTPISWLGQPTLQQGELYAEYFARYGAMNLEDQIREASRLTTHLMTLQGGAATVGPRLASATKLPVLTLSARGTLAVHEVAVPAGAVTAVVGAGATPVSIVLMAQGGNAGGSTPTWPPPPAGPGQWTQKAESMSDEARRFQYEMTGAPEGWVYRVRTGPGPKDFVDFDGFKDGVLLEVKGPGYKALLEKMQGKPWFEGLDEMLEQAKRQLKAAGSTPIRWHFAEQDVSALMRKLLKANRLDKRIEVLP, encoded by the coding sequence ATGAGGTTTCCGATACTCGCCGCGCTCCTGGCCACCGTGCTGCTGCTGGCCTCCAGTGCGCTCGCCGCCGAGCCGGATGACTTCCAGGTGCTCCTGCGGCACAGCGGACTTCCGCAATCCGTCCATCTGGCTCCGGGCCAATCGCTCACCCCAGAGAAGGCCCAGGCCCTCTGGCGTGGGCTCGTGGACGGCCCCGCCAACCTGAGGACCTTCGCGCCCCGCACCACCCTGGCGCGACTGCTCCGCGAGGCATCCGCCACCCCCCTGCCCTACGCCGAGTTGCTCGCCCGCACCGCGCGCTTCCGTCCCCTGGTGGTGGCCCGGCCGGATGGCTACTGCGCCGTGGCGCTCACCGGCACGCCCATCTCCTGGCTGGGTCAGCCCACGCTCCAGCAAGGGGAGTTGTACGCCGAGTACTTCGCCCGCTATGGAGCGATGAACCTGGAGGACCAGATTCGCGAGGCATCACGGCTGACCACGCACCTGATGACACTCCAGGGAGGTGCTGCCACGGTGGGACCGAGACTGGCCTCGGCCACGAAGCTGCCGGTGCTCACCCTATCGGCCAGGGGCACGTTGGCGGTGCACGAGGTGGCGGTCCCTGCCGGAGCCGTGACAGCAGTGGTCGGAGCCGGAGCCACACCGGTCTCCATCGTCCTCATGGCACAGGGCGGCAATGCAGGCGGAAGCACCCCGACCTGGCCTCCGCCCCCTGCGGGACCCGGCCAGTGGACTCAGAAGGCCGAGAGCATGAGCGATGAGGCCAGGCGCTTCCAGTACGAGATGACGGGCGCCCCAGAGGGCTGGGTCTACCGTGTCCGCACCGGCCCGGGCCCCAAGGACTTCGTGGACTTCGATGGCTTCAAGGACGGCGTGCTCCTGGAGGTCAAAGGTCCCGGCTACAAGGCGCTTCTGGAGAAGATGCAGGGCAAGCCATGGTTCGAAGGCCTTGATGAGATGCTCGAGCAGGCCAAGAGACAGCTCAAAGCAGCAGGAAGCACTCCCATCCGGTGGCATTTCGCCGAGCAGGATGTCTCGGCTCTCATGCGAAAGCTGCTCAAAGCCAATCGCCTCGACAAGAGGATCGAGGTCCTCCCATGA